In Nymphaea colorata isolate Beijing-Zhang1983 chromosome 5, ASM883128v2, whole genome shotgun sequence, one genomic interval encodes:
- the LOC116254582 gene encoding uncharacterized protein LOC116254582 produces MEEFVRSHAIAAASAVTFSTAFVYPLDTLKTLLQVGAGTGPKLDIRQVCGRLQSIAGLSGFYSGFGWTVLGRIPAIGTRFGLYELFTAFYKDGREDNHVYVSEALLAGLASGAVEAVISTPFDLFKLRMQVASACHSSSLKHHHADEIVKPIIAKLLPGYVPDKLAWVHNADLLSKLPNKHPNLIDALKGYPWLLTGSGRQPSAYDVKGPSQVVTLEGWSSIWRGLRPGLFRDSIFSGIFFSCWQAIHIALLEWKSLEMDHPQRFPEEISSISPIEASIAAGISGSIAAASSHSFDTAKSRSQCVVIPKYIAMERKLLKWKPPGTWFERLSGIHPADRQMLSRGIGLRMVRSGVACTALVGSYFLAVDYLL; encoded by the exons ATGGAGGAATTCGTGAGGAGCCATGCCATAGCTGCCGCTTCCGCCGTCACCTTCTCCACCGCTTTTGTCTACCCGCTTGACACCCTGAAGACGCTGCTCCAA GTCGGTGCAGGTACTGGACCGAAATTGGACATTAGACAAGTTTGTGGCAGATTACAATCCATAGCAGGCCTTTCTG GATTTTACAGTGGGTTTGGTTGGACGGTGTTGGGTAGAATACCAGCAATTGGAACTCGATTTGGACTCTATGAGCTTTTCACAGCTTTCTACAAAG ATGGTCGAGAGGACAATCATGTTTATGTTTCTGAGGCTCTTTTAGCTGGCTTAGCATCTGGGGCTGTAGAAGCTGTCATAAGTACGCCGTTTGATCTTTTTAAGCTACGCATgcaggttgcttctgcctgtCATAGTTCTTCTCTCAAGCATCATCATGCAGATGAAATTGTAAAACCAATCATTGCAAAACTGCTGCCTGGTTATGTGCCAGATAAGTTAGCTTGGGTCCATAATGCTGATCTTCTATCTAAGCTACCTAACAAGCATCCCAACCTCATTGATGCTCTAAAGGGATACCCATGGTTGTTAACTGGGTCTGGGAGGCAACCTTCAGCATATGATGTCAAAGGGCCTTCACAAGTTGTCACCTTAGAAGGATGGAGTTCCATTTGGAGAGGTCTTAGACCAGGATTATTTCGTGACTCAATCTTCAGtggcattttcttttcatgttggCAAGCTATTCATATTGCATTACTTGAGTGGAAGAGCCTTGAGATGGATCACCCCCAAAG GTTCCCTGAAGAAATTAGTTCAATTTCCCCAATAGAAGCTTCCATAGCAGCTGGAATTTCTGGTTCGATTGCTGCTGCTTCTTCCCATTCTTTTGATACTGCTAAAAGTAGATCACAATGTGTTGTTATTCCTAAG TATATTGCTATGGAAAGGAAGCTTCTCAAATGGAAGCCACCTGGAACTTGGTTTGAAAGGCTTTCTGGCATCCATCCAGCGGATAGGCAGATGCTATCTCGCGGAATAGGTCTTCGCATGGTTCGGAGTGGTGTAGCCTGCACTGCATTGGTTGGAAGCTACTTCTTGGCAGTTGATTATCTTTTGTGA